One window of Bos indicus isolate NIAB-ARS_2022 breed Sahiwal x Tharparkar chromosome 18, NIAB-ARS_B.indTharparkar_mat_pri_1.0, whole genome shotgun sequence genomic DNA carries:
- the RPL28 gene encoding large ribosomal subunit protein eL28 — MSAHLQWMVVRNCSSFLIKRNKQTYSTEPNNLKARNSFRYNGLIHRKTVGVEPAADGKGVVVVMKRRSGQRKPATSYVRTTINKNARATLSSIRHMIRKNKYRPDLRMAAIRRASAILRSQKPVMVKRKPSRPTKSS, encoded by the exons ATGTCCGCGCATCTGCAATGGATGGTCGTGCGGAACTGCTCCAGCTTCTTGATCAAGAGGAACAAGCAGACGTACAGCACC GAGCCGAATAACCTGAAAGCGCGCAACTCCTTTCGCTACAATGGGCTCATTCACCGCAAGACCGTGGGTGTGGAGCCGGCGGCGGACGGCAAAGGGGTCGTGGTGGTGATGAAGCGGAGATCCG GCCAGCGCAAGCCAGCCACTTCCTACGTGCGGACCACCATCAACAAGAACGCCCGGGCCACCCTCAGCAGCATCCGGCACATGATCCGGAAGAACAAGTACCGCCCGGATTTGCGCATG GCTGCCATCCGCAGAGCCAGCGCCATCCTGCGCAGCCAGAAGCCTGTGATGGTGAAGAGGAAGCCGAGCCGCCCCACCAAGAGCTCCTGA
- the GARIN5B gene encoding Golgi-associated RAB2 interactor protein 5B, with protein MNRLRNLRRPEPLRGPPQWVPTLGELQKTLQQGEHLPLRPLPMFESNFVQVTNRGAPVYVHHRTNRVTMGVAASLPGLVLPDMLLMAQPPEDRECSNLVLTRMIPLDLAHLYVHDLSAWRLKLRLVTGRYYYLELDAPDSEVGFLFDRWMRLISQLQQPATSWAPRTLHTPPTGLSHLGPPASTWRLQVPSHRRHSVTTAEPTFPYKILTAQRQKAKTLKRKFKSQAVGDSLPLVWSQLQHVDARKKSTEKKPQSDLPSGRLKTEIQVSEKPSITIRTIFSIISNTPDHMESSPKGCSDSEGGACLAGLLETPLHCISEDSPEMPLLGTCDDLDMCAWQQHVDNLMDPETSTMSSCSIHPAAYTPNFPSFNKKARPLPPNWKPLAVPTAPHKAPFILDQSKRVSAMPAALQMSTAPGPSQKATAYPPVPQKAPFQKPPHVPTVPQKAPAMPGPSQKPRHAPAIPQKPPVMAVPSQRAPGTLGVSPKAVSHPAPNRKSVFLPAPSQKGLTSPTQHRMTLGPDSVSVVPSRSHRGDVLEKRKPEEKPEPVKLMGTKEKNVVETRTQKTTVEVPFTTTEKKSEEVLIRRAQEIAVDGLKGKGKLEDRVHMMKEEIDLDMPGFKSKEVGQQKKWVKTKKLAIQQAPQEQTRPFSVEGLTLAKLMIIAGSKDPTLRSALVNLPSWLSTSQGCDLSMMGRVPLGPTHLSMLEETLVGVREQPQLGVRVEEMPQDSKGPSNVSSRPRRAASSPKMNVASQTPIPLPSTRWEDIPESPTSLTPISKMEARVSQQPRRVSQEPERGPDQGPVATVGSNLEILLPTLLEIESMKDEASKVEKIKKELGAFAPSPSRPHSQQSQ; from the exons ATGAACCGGCTCCGGAACCTGAGGCGTCCGGAGCCGCTCCGGGGCCCCCCGCAGTGGGTCCCCACTCTGGGCGAGCTGCAGAAGACCCTCCAGCAGGGGGAGCACTTGCCCCTCCGCCCGCTGCCCATGTTCGAGAGTAACTTCGTCCAG GTAACCAATCGAGGGGCCCCGGTGTACGTGCACCACAGGACCAACCGAGTGACCATGGGCGTGGCCGCCTCCCTGCCAGGCTTGGTACTGCCGGACATGCTGCTGATGGCGCAGCCCCCCGAGGACAGGGAGTGCTCCAACCTCGTCCTCACCAG GATGATCCCGCTGGACCTGGCCCACCTCTACGTCCACGACCTGTCCGCCTGGCGCCTGAAGCTGCGCCTGGTCACAGGCCGCTACTACTACCTAGAGCTGGACGCCCCCGACAGCGAGGTCGGCTTCCTGTTCGACCGCTGGATGCGCCTGATCAGCCAGCTCCAGCAGCCCGCCACTTCCTGGGCCCCCAGGACCCTGCACACGCCCCCCACGGGCCTCTCCCACCTAGGGCCTCCTGCCTCCACCTGGCGCCTCCAG GTCCCGTCCCACCGCAGACATTCAG TCACGACTGCCGAGCCCACCTTTCCTTACAAGATTCTGACAGCTCAGAGACAGAAGGCCAAG ACCCTCAAGCGCAAATTCAAGTCTCAGGCTGTGGGCGACTCTCTGCCTCTCGTGTGGTCCCAGCTGCAGCACGTGGACGCCAGGAAGAAATCCACAGAAAAGAA GCCCCAATCCGACCTCCCCTCTGGCAGACTGAAGACTGAAATCCAAGTTTCTG agaagcccagcatCACCATTCGGACcatcttcagcatcatttccaACACACCGGACCACATGGAGTCTTCTCCCAAG GGTTGCTCTGACTCTGAGGGTGGCGCATGCCTGGCAGGCTTACTGGAGACCCCTTTACACTGTATCTCGGAGGACAGCCCTGAAATGCCCCTGCTGGGCACCTGTGACGACCTGGATATGTGTGCATGGCAGCAGCACGTGGACAACCTGATGGACCCTGAGACCAGCACCATGTCCAGCTGCTCCATCCACCCAGCTGCCTACACTCCCAACTTCCCCAGTTTCAACAAGAAGGCCAGGCCTCTGCCACCCAACTGGAAGCCCCTAGCTGTGCCCACTGCCCCTCATAAGGCTCCATTCATCCTTGACCAGTCCAAGAGGGTCTCAGCCATGCCTGCTGCATTGCAGATGTCCACTGCACCCGGCCCCTCCCAGAAAGCCACAGCTTATCCTCCTGTTCCCCAAAAGGCCCCATTTCAGAAGCCCCCTCATGTACCAACCGTTCCCCAAAAGGCCCCAGCCATGCCTGGCCCATCTCAGAAACCCCGTCATGCACCAGCCATCCCCCAGAAGCCCCCAGTCATGGCTGTGCCATCTCAGAGGGCCCCAGGAACACTTGGTGTTTCCCCAAAGGCTGTTTCCCACCCTGCTCCCAACAGGAAATCTGTGTTCCTACCTGCCCCATCCCAGAAGGGTCTGACCTCACCCACCCAACACCGCATGACACTGGGCCCTGACAGTGTCAGCGTCGTGCCCTCCAGAAGCCACAGAGGGGATGTGCTTGAGAAGAGGAAGCCTGAAGAGAAGCCAGAGCCGGTGAAGTTGATGGGCACCAAGGAGAAGAATGTGGTAGAGACGAGAACTCAGAAAACAACCGTGGAGGTGCCTTTCACAACCACCGAGAAGAAGTCAGAGGAAGTCCTGATCCGCAGGGCCCAGGAGATCGCCGTGGACGGCTTGAAGGGCAAGGGAAAGCTAGAAGACAGGGTCCACATGATGAAGGAGGAGATTGATCTGGACATGCCAGGCTTCAAATCCAAGGAGGTGGGGCAGCAGAAGAAGTGGGTCAAGACCAAGAAACTGGCCATCCAACAAGCCCCTCAGGAGCAGACCAGGCCCTTCTCCGTGGAAGGGCTCACCCTTGCCAAGCTGATGATTATCGCTGGCTCCAAGGACCCCACCTTGAGGTCGGCTCTGGTCAACCTGCCATCCTGGCTTTCAACTTCACAGGGGTGTGACTTGTCCATGATGGGCAGAGTACCCCTTGGCCCCACCCATTTGTCCATGCTGGAGGAGACGCTGGTGGGGGTCAGGGAGCAGCCGCAgttgggggtgagggtggaggaGATGCCCCAGGACTCAAAGGGACCTTCCAACGTGTCCTCTCGCCCCAGGCGTGCGGCCAGCAGCCCCAAGATGAATGTTGCCTCTCAGACTCCTATCCCTCTGCCCTCCACGAGGTGGGAGGACATACCTGAGTCGCCCACCTCACTGACCCCCATCTCAAAGATGGAGGCCAGGGTCTCCCAGCAGCCCAGGAGAGTGTCTCAAGAGCCTGAGAGGGGACCAGACCAGGGCCCTGTGGCCACAGTGGGGTCAAACCTGGAGATCCTCCTGCCCACCCTCTTGGAAATTGAGAGTATGAAGGATGAGGCCTCCAAGGTGGAGAAGATAAAGAAGGAGCTGGGCGCCTTCGCTCCTTCACCCAG caggCCGCACTCGCAGCAATCTCAATAG
- the IL11 gene encoding interleukin-11: MNSVCCLVLAALSLWPDRAAAPGPPPAPPRASPDPRAELDSAVLLTRSLLADTRQLAAQLRDKFPADGDHSLDSLPTLAMSAGALGALQLPGVLTRLRADLFSYLRHVQWLRRSGGPSLRTLEPELGTLQARLDRLLRRLQLLMSRLALPQVPPDPPAPPLAPPASAWGGIRAAHAILGGLQLTLDWAVRGLLLLKTRL; this comes from the exons ATGAACA GTGTTTGCTGCCTGGTCCTGGCCGCCCTGAGCCTGTGGCCCGATAGAGCTGCTGCCCCGGGGCCGCCGCCCGCCCCGCCGCGGGCCTCCCCGGACCCTCGCGCTGAGCTGGACAGCGCCGTCCTCCTGACCCGCTCCCTCCTGGCGGACACTCGGCAGCTGGCCGCACAGCTG agaGACAAATTCCCAGCTGACGGAGACCACAGCCTGGATTCGCTCCCCACCTTGGCCATGAGTGCGGGGGCGCTGGGAGCGCTGCAG CTCCCGGGAGTGTTGACACGGCTGCGGGCAGACCTGTTCTCCTACCTGAGGCATGTGCAGTGGCTGCGACGTTCAGGAGGCCCTTCCCTGCGGACCCTGGAGCCCGAGCTGGGCACCCTGCAGGCCCGGCTGGACCGGCTGCTGCGCCGGCTGCAGCTCCTG ATGTCCCGCCTGGCCCTGCCCCAGGTACCCCCAGACCCTCCGGCACCCCCCCTGGCACCCCCAGCCTCAGCCTGGGGGGGCATCCGGGCGGCCCATGCCATCCTGGGGGGGCTGCAGCTGACGCTCGACTGGGCCGTgcggggcctgctgctgctgaagACTCGGCTGTGA
- the COX6B2 gene encoding cytochrome c oxidase subunit 6B2, translated as MLGAECPKPCKGKWPTPPFDPRFPNQNQTRNCYQNFLDYHRCIKTMNRRGKSTQPCEYYFRVYHSLCPISWVQRWKEQIKDGTFAGKI; from the exons ATGCTGGGTGCTGAGTGCCCAAAGCCCTGCAAGGGGAAATGGCCAACGCCGCCTTTCGACCCGCGCTTCCCCAACCAGAACCAGACCCGCAACTGCTACCAGAACTTCCTGG ACTACCATCGCTGCATCAAGACCATGAACCGCCGCGGAAAGAGCACACAGCCCTGCGAGTACTACTTCCGCGTGTACCACTCGCTGTGCCCCATCAGCTGG gtgcAGCGCTGGAAAGAGCAGATCAAGGACGGGACTTTCGCTGGGAAAATCTAA
- the TMEM238 gene encoding transmembrane protein 238 translates to MAAAPAVCTSPGTPPSGAPSPAAGAPGLVSGLGRCRMALLLAVALDVAGMAALLTGVFAQLQVRGRDFGDLLIYTGALLVFLSLLGWILWYTGNIEISRQELERDYGLRPSALARLARKLSRRWSAPASSAAGRRAAPGSRGARRAARTPPPPAAGSRRVRLQLASLEAGPGAAGAGTE, encoded by the coding sequence ATGGCGGCGGCGCCGGCCGTGTGCACCTCGCCCGGGACCCCGCCGAGCGGTGCACCGTCCCCGGCGGCGGGCGCGCCGGGGCTGGTGTCCGGCCTGGGCCGCTGTCGGATGGCGCTGCTGCTGGCCGTGGCGCTGGACGTGGCGGGCATGGCGGCGTTGCTGACCGGCGTGTTCGCGCAGCTGCAGGTGCGCGGCCGCGACTTCGGCGACCTGCTTATCTACACGGGCGCGCTGCTCGTCTTCCTGAGCCTGCTCGGCTGGATCCTCTGGTACACCGGCAACATCGAGATCTCGCGCCAGGAGCTCGAGCGCGACTACGGCCTGAGGCCCTCGGCGCTCGCCCGCCTCGCGCGGAAGCTCTCCCGCCGCTGGTCGGCGCCGGCTTCCTCCGCCGCCGGCCGGCGCGCCGCGCCCGGCTCCCGGGGAGCGCGCCGCGCCGCCCGCACgcccccgccgcccgccgccggTTCCCGCCGCGTGCGCCTTCAGCTCGCCTCGCTGGAGGCCGGGCCCGGGGCGGCGGGAGCGGGCACCGAGTGA
- the TMEM190 gene encoding transmembrane protein 190: MVGSGIPALGLLLLMQGSADGNGIQGFFYPWSCEGDVWDRESCGGQAAIENPNLCLRLRCCYRDGVCYHQRPDENMRRKHMWALGWTCGGLLFLITSICLFWWARRHDMLRLPWFLKGKCDLSRTVSLLSKDRTPSEKKTPSVGSIPPAAPTEGALDVSGGTEGEGTEGGEETEGGDEDD, from the exons ATGGTCGGCTCTGGGATCCCAGCTTTGGGTCTCCTCCTGCTCATGCAGGGCTCAGCAG ACGGGAATGGAATCCAGGGATTCTTCTATCCATGGA GTTGTGAAGGAGACGTGTGGGACCGGGAGAGTTGCGGGGGCCAGGCGGCAATCGAGAACCCCAATCTCTGCCTGCGTCTCCGATGCTGCTACCGCGACGGGGTCTGCTACCACCAGCGTCCGGATG AGAACATGCGGCGGAAGCACATGTGGGCGCTGGGCTGGACGTGCGGAggcctcctcttcctcatcaCCAGCATCTGCCTGTTCTG GTGGGCCAGGCGACACGACATGCTGCGGCTGCCCTGGTTCCTGAAGGGCAAGTGCGACCTGTCCAGGACCgtctctttgttgtccaaggaCCGGACTCCGAGCGAAAAGAAGACGCCCTCTGTCGGCAGCATCCCCCCCGCCGCGCCCACGGAAGGGGCCCTGGATGTCTCGGGGGGCACCGAGGGGGAGGGGACGGAAGGGGGCGAAGAAACGGAAGGGGGGGACGAAGATGATTAG